One Natrinema longum genomic window carries:
- a CDS encoding cytochrome C oxidase subunit IV family protein, giving the protein MASIRTYSLIYVALILLATGKFVFFHFPEIFNYQVAVGGTMVLAVIKVGLIAGYFQHLRDEPRSVTYLMLTAAFMVFLLTLAAGYSIQ; this is encoded by the coding sequence ATGGCGAGCATCCGGACGTACAGCCTGATCTACGTAGCACTGATACTGTTAGCGACGGGGAAGTTCGTTTTCTTCCACTTCCCGGAGATTTTCAACTATCAGGTAGCAGTCGGCGGCACGATGGTCCTGGCAGTCATCAAAGTGGGACTGATCGCCGGCTACTTCCAGCACCTGAGAGACGAACCGCGGTCGGTTACCTACCTGATGCTCACCGCGGCGTTCATGGTGTTCCTGCTGACCCTCGCCGCAGGGTACTCGATCCAGTAG
- a CDS encoding DUF7410 domain-containing protein — MATDRALEREYEVPTDESPGAACPYCGRPFRSERYATFHVGVDHAEECTDDEREAFDDERDDEEYELFTFHFKAAISVFLVYFLFTFIYALVWAG, encoded by the coding sequence ATGGCGACCGATCGCGCGCTCGAGCGAGAGTACGAGGTGCCCACGGACGAATCCCCAGGTGCGGCCTGCCCGTACTGTGGCCGGCCGTTCCGTTCCGAGCGGTACGCAACGTTTCACGTCGGCGTCGACCACGCCGAGGAGTGTACCGACGACGAACGCGAGGCCTTCGACGACGAACGCGACGACGAGGAGTACGAACTGTTCACCTTCCACTTCAAGGCGGCCATCTCCGTCTTTCTGGTGTACTTCCTGTTTACGTTCATTTACGCGCTTGTCTGGGCGGGCTGA